A genomic segment from Neodiprion lecontei isolate iyNeoLeco1 chromosome 1, iyNeoLeco1.1, whole genome shotgun sequence encodes:
- the LOC107220781 gene encoding putative thiamine transporter SLC35F3 isoform X2, which produces MGSGGVSEVPTIFHPRRSRTPSIVLNEEQQNNGPYASPVQVILETSSGCEQQACSASGGCSEISIACRSTNDPGGGGQSQQSYAPGSSSNSLSTCYASCCAESAKKIYFGVCVTICITASWVGATHCMKYLYFKKPETVVQEASIPSNISGLHHQHLTLSYNAPFFTTWFCTNWAVLYFPVYFLCRVARTKCSNPSEIVAESLRGFRDKGFTGGRFLTRCSLFCGLWVVTNYMYIHSLRILLATDVMALFATNVCCVYLLSWVILHEQFVGVRIVAVILCDTGIALLAYMDGISGSPTLGGVVLAVSAAAGSAVYKVLFKKVIGETTFGQVSLFFSLVGLCNAALLWPICLALYFSGVESVQWNRLPWPALLSASILHLVANMLGNFSIALTYDLFITLGLITAVPVSAALDVVLYGAHFVGMKLAGIILIAVGFFLVMFPDNWPDYITRLLRNIIAMSHNARWSRRHRHGLPGGTSRDVVDYRTGYIKSHLRSPSGRVR; this is translated from the exons ATGGGTAGTGGTGGAGTCAGCGAAGTCCCAACAATATTTCATCCCCGAAGATCGCGTACTCCAAGCATCGTCTTGAATGAGGAACAACAGAACAATGGCCCTTATGCTAGTCCCGTGCAAGTTATACTGGAAACATCTTCAG GATGCGAACAACAAGCCTGTAGCGCGAGCGGAGGATGCAGCGAAATTTCGATTGCTTGTAGATCTACAAATGATCCAGGTGGAGGAGGGCAAAGTCAACAGTCATATGCTCCAGGAAGTTCTTCAAATTCTTTATCAACGTGTTATGCTTCTTGTTGTGCCGAATCGGCAAAGAAG ATTTACTTTGGAGTGTGTGTAACGATTTGCATAACGGCTAGCTGGGTTGGGGCAACCCAttgtatgaaatatttatacttcAAAAAACCAGAGACAGTTGTTCAAGAAGCATCAATACCTTCCAATATCTCTGGACTTCATCATCAGCAT CTAACTCTTTCCTACAATGCACCATTTTTCACGACATGGTTCTGCACGAACTGGGCAGTCCTGTACTTCCCGGTATACTTTCTGTGCCGAGTAGCAAGGACAAAATGCTCAAATCCTTCGGAGATTGTCGCAGAAAGTCTTCGAGGTTTTCGTGACAAAGGGTTCACAGGTGGACGCTTCTTGACTCGATGCAGTCTTTTTTGTGGTTTATGGGTAGTGACAAATTACATGTACATTCATTCGCTAAGGATATTACTAGCAACAGATGTTATGGCTCTTTTTGCAACTAATGTTTGCTGTGTTTACCTTCTCTCCTGGGTTATTCTTCATGAACAGTTTGTTGGCGTTCGG ATAGTAGCAGTCATTTTGTGTGACACAGGAATTGCATTACTTGCATATATGGATGGTATCTCAGGTAGTCCAACTCTTGGTGGTGTTGTACTTGCCGTTTCCGCTGCTGCTGGTTCTGCAGTTTACAAA GTATTATTTAAAAAGGTAATAGGCGAAACCACATTCGGTCAGGtttcccttttcttttcattggTTGGGCTGTGCAATGCTGCTTTACTGTGGCCAATTTGTCTCGCTTTGTATTTCTCGGGCGTCGAAAGTGTACAATGGAATCGCCTCCCTTGGCCAGCTTTACTTTCAGCCAGTATTCTTCATTTGG TTGCCAACATGTTGGGGAACTTCAGCATTGCCTTGACTTACGATCTTTTCATAACTTTGGGATTAATCACCGCTGTACCTGTGTCTGCAG CTCTCGATGTAGTCCTTTATGGCGCTCACTTTGTTGGCATGAAGTTGGCAGGGATAATATTGATAGCAGTTGGATTCTTTCTTGTGATGTTCCCCGACAATTGGCCGGATTACATCACGCGATTACTACG AAACATAATCGCGATGAGTCACAATGCAAG ATGGAGCAGGAGACACAGGCACGGATTGCCAGGCGGTACATCACGTGACGTAGTCGACTACCGAACTGGATACATAAAATCACATTTACGATCGCCTTCCGGGAGGGTTCGGTGA
- the LOC107220781 gene encoding putative thiamine transporter SLC35F3 isoform X1, producing the protein MGSGGVSEVPTIFHPRRSRTPSIVLNEEQQNNGPYASPVQVILETSSGCEQQACSASGGCSEISIACRSTNDPGGGGQSQQSYAPGSSSNSLSTCYASCCAESAKKIYFGVCVTICITASWVGATHCMKYLYFKKPETVVQEASIPSNISGLHHQHLTLSYNAPFFTTWFCTNWAVLYFPVYFLCRVARTKCSNPSEIVAESLRGFRDKGFTGGRFLTRCSLFCGLWVVTNYMYIHSLRILLATDVMALFATNVCCVYLLSWVILHEQFVGVRIVAVILCDTGIALLAYMDGISGSPTLGGVVLAVSAAAGSAVYKVLFKKVIGETTFGQVSLFFSLVGLCNAALLWPICLALYFSGVESVQWNRLPWPALLSASILHLVANMLGNFSIALTYDLFITLGLITAVPVSAALDVVLYGAHFVGMKLAGIILIAVGFFLVMFPDNWPDYITRLLRTTSSQHHGGGRSAMNRSRRQSIQQRQFRRNYGVSSTQGDGQTLLPLPSANSTNLTYHHNINTSSSSEPSRRVPTSISTTTNNHHRSLIVPQVQQDGAGDTGTDCQAVHHVT; encoded by the exons ATGGGTAGTGGTGGAGTCAGCGAAGTCCCAACAATATTTCATCCCCGAAGATCGCGTACTCCAAGCATCGTCTTGAATGAGGAACAACAGAACAATGGCCCTTATGCTAGTCCCGTGCAAGTTATACTGGAAACATCTTCAG GATGCGAACAACAAGCCTGTAGCGCGAGCGGAGGATGCAGCGAAATTTCGATTGCTTGTAGATCTACAAATGATCCAGGTGGAGGAGGGCAAAGTCAACAGTCATATGCTCCAGGAAGTTCTTCAAATTCTTTATCAACGTGTTATGCTTCTTGTTGTGCCGAATCGGCAAAGAAG ATTTACTTTGGAGTGTGTGTAACGATTTGCATAACGGCTAGCTGGGTTGGGGCAACCCAttgtatgaaatatttatacttcAAAAAACCAGAGACAGTTGTTCAAGAAGCATCAATACCTTCCAATATCTCTGGACTTCATCATCAGCAT CTAACTCTTTCCTACAATGCACCATTTTTCACGACATGGTTCTGCACGAACTGGGCAGTCCTGTACTTCCCGGTATACTTTCTGTGCCGAGTAGCAAGGACAAAATGCTCAAATCCTTCGGAGATTGTCGCAGAAAGTCTTCGAGGTTTTCGTGACAAAGGGTTCACAGGTGGACGCTTCTTGACTCGATGCAGTCTTTTTTGTGGTTTATGGGTAGTGACAAATTACATGTACATTCATTCGCTAAGGATATTACTAGCAACAGATGTTATGGCTCTTTTTGCAACTAATGTTTGCTGTGTTTACCTTCTCTCCTGGGTTATTCTTCATGAACAGTTTGTTGGCGTTCGG ATAGTAGCAGTCATTTTGTGTGACACAGGAATTGCATTACTTGCATATATGGATGGTATCTCAGGTAGTCCAACTCTTGGTGGTGTTGTACTTGCCGTTTCCGCTGCTGCTGGTTCTGCAGTTTACAAA GTATTATTTAAAAAGGTAATAGGCGAAACCACATTCGGTCAGGtttcccttttcttttcattggTTGGGCTGTGCAATGCTGCTTTACTGTGGCCAATTTGTCTCGCTTTGTATTTCTCGGGCGTCGAAAGTGTACAATGGAATCGCCTCCCTTGGCCAGCTTTACTTTCAGCCAGTATTCTTCATTTGG TTGCCAACATGTTGGGGAACTTCAGCATTGCCTTGACTTACGATCTTTTCATAACTTTGGGATTAATCACCGCTGTACCTGTGTCTGCAG CTCTCGATGTAGTCCTTTATGGCGCTCACTTTGTTGGCATGAAGTTGGCAGGGATAATATTGATAGCAGTTGGATTCTTTCTTGTGATGTTCCCCGACAATTGGCCGGATTACATCACGCGATTACTACG TACGACAAGTTCGCAGCATCATGGGGGTGGCAGAAGCGCGATGAATAGAAGCCGAAGACAATCGATCCAGCAACGGCAATTCAGACGGAACTACGGGGTGTCCTCTACTCAGGGTGATGGACAAACCCTTCTTCCACTCCCATCCGCAAATAGTACTAACTTGACCTATCATCATAATATCAACACTTCTTCGTCCTCTGAACCTTCGCGCCGAGTCCCTACCTCAATTTCAACCACTACCAACAACCATCATCGCTCGCTCATCGTCCCTCAAGTCCAACAAG ATGGAGCAGGAGACACAGGCACGGATTGCCAGGCGGTACATCACGTGACGTAG
- the LOC107220781 gene encoding putative thiamine transporter SLC35F3 isoform X3 produces MGSGGVSEVPTIFHPRRSRTPSIVLNEEQQNNGPYASPVQVILETSSGCEQQACSASGGCSEISIACRSTNDPGGGGQSQQSYAPGSSSNSLSTCYASCCAESAKKIYFGVCVTICITASWVGATHCMKYLYFKKPETVVQEASIPSNISGLHHQHLTLSYNAPFFTTWFCTNWAVLYFPVYFLCRVARTKCSNPSEIVAESLRGFRDKGFTGGRFLTRCSLFCGLWVVTNYMYIHSLRILLATDVMALFATNVCCVYLLSWVILHEQFVGVRIVAVILCDTGIALLAYMDGISGSPTLGGVVLAVSAAAGSAVYKVLFKKVIGETTFGQVSLFFSLVGLCNAALLWPICLALYFSGVESVQWNRLPWPALLSASILHLVANMLGNFSIALTYDLFITLGLITAVPVSAALDVVLYGAHFVGMKLAGIILIAVGFFLVMFPDNWPDYITRLLRWSRRHRHGLPGGTSRDVVDYRTGYIKSHLRSPSGRVR; encoded by the exons ATGGGTAGTGGTGGAGTCAGCGAAGTCCCAACAATATTTCATCCCCGAAGATCGCGTACTCCAAGCATCGTCTTGAATGAGGAACAACAGAACAATGGCCCTTATGCTAGTCCCGTGCAAGTTATACTGGAAACATCTTCAG GATGCGAACAACAAGCCTGTAGCGCGAGCGGAGGATGCAGCGAAATTTCGATTGCTTGTAGATCTACAAATGATCCAGGTGGAGGAGGGCAAAGTCAACAGTCATATGCTCCAGGAAGTTCTTCAAATTCTTTATCAACGTGTTATGCTTCTTGTTGTGCCGAATCGGCAAAGAAG ATTTACTTTGGAGTGTGTGTAACGATTTGCATAACGGCTAGCTGGGTTGGGGCAACCCAttgtatgaaatatttatacttcAAAAAACCAGAGACAGTTGTTCAAGAAGCATCAATACCTTCCAATATCTCTGGACTTCATCATCAGCAT CTAACTCTTTCCTACAATGCACCATTTTTCACGACATGGTTCTGCACGAACTGGGCAGTCCTGTACTTCCCGGTATACTTTCTGTGCCGAGTAGCAAGGACAAAATGCTCAAATCCTTCGGAGATTGTCGCAGAAAGTCTTCGAGGTTTTCGTGACAAAGGGTTCACAGGTGGACGCTTCTTGACTCGATGCAGTCTTTTTTGTGGTTTATGGGTAGTGACAAATTACATGTACATTCATTCGCTAAGGATATTACTAGCAACAGATGTTATGGCTCTTTTTGCAACTAATGTTTGCTGTGTTTACCTTCTCTCCTGGGTTATTCTTCATGAACAGTTTGTTGGCGTTCGG ATAGTAGCAGTCATTTTGTGTGACACAGGAATTGCATTACTTGCATATATGGATGGTATCTCAGGTAGTCCAACTCTTGGTGGTGTTGTACTTGCCGTTTCCGCTGCTGCTGGTTCTGCAGTTTACAAA GTATTATTTAAAAAGGTAATAGGCGAAACCACATTCGGTCAGGtttcccttttcttttcattggTTGGGCTGTGCAATGCTGCTTTACTGTGGCCAATTTGTCTCGCTTTGTATTTCTCGGGCGTCGAAAGTGTACAATGGAATCGCCTCCCTTGGCCAGCTTTACTTTCAGCCAGTATTCTTCATTTGG TTGCCAACATGTTGGGGAACTTCAGCATTGCCTTGACTTACGATCTTTTCATAACTTTGGGATTAATCACCGCTGTACCTGTGTCTGCAG CTCTCGATGTAGTCCTTTATGGCGCTCACTTTGTTGGCATGAAGTTGGCAGGGATAATATTGATAGCAGTTGGATTCTTTCTTGTGATGTTCCCCGACAATTGGCCGGATTACATCACGCGATTACTACG ATGGAGCAGGAGACACAGGCACGGATTGCCAGGCGGTACATCACGTGACGTAGTCGACTACCGAACTGGATACATAAAATCACATTTACGATCGCCTTCCGGGAGGGTTCGGTGA
- the LOC107220781 gene encoding putative thiamine transporter SLC35F3 isoform X5, whose product MGSGGVSEVPTIFHPRRSRTPSIVLNEEQQNNGPYASPVQVILETSSGCEQQACSASGGCSEISIACRSTNDPGGGGQSQQSYAPGSSSNSLSTCYASCCAESAKKIYFGVCVTICITASWVGATHCMKYLYFKKPETVVQEASIPSNISGLHHQHLTLSYNAPFFTTWFCTNWAVLYFPVYFLCRVARTKCSNPSEIVAESLRGFRDKGFTGGRFLTRCSLFCGLWVVTNYMYIHSLRILLATDVMALFATNVCCVYLLSWVILHEQFVGVRIVAVILCDTGIALLAYMDGISGSPTLGGVVLAVSAAAGSAVYKVLFKKVIGETTFGQVSLFFSLVGLCNAALLWPICLALYFSGVESVQWNRLPWPALLSASILHLVANMLGNFSIALTYDLFITLGLITAVPVSAALDVVLYGAHFVGMKLAGIILIAVGFFLVMFPDNWPDYITRLLRLLVLQGIEK is encoded by the exons ATGGGTAGTGGTGGAGTCAGCGAAGTCCCAACAATATTTCATCCCCGAAGATCGCGTACTCCAAGCATCGTCTTGAATGAGGAACAACAGAACAATGGCCCTTATGCTAGTCCCGTGCAAGTTATACTGGAAACATCTTCAG GATGCGAACAACAAGCCTGTAGCGCGAGCGGAGGATGCAGCGAAATTTCGATTGCTTGTAGATCTACAAATGATCCAGGTGGAGGAGGGCAAAGTCAACAGTCATATGCTCCAGGAAGTTCTTCAAATTCTTTATCAACGTGTTATGCTTCTTGTTGTGCCGAATCGGCAAAGAAG ATTTACTTTGGAGTGTGTGTAACGATTTGCATAACGGCTAGCTGGGTTGGGGCAACCCAttgtatgaaatatttatacttcAAAAAACCAGAGACAGTTGTTCAAGAAGCATCAATACCTTCCAATATCTCTGGACTTCATCATCAGCAT CTAACTCTTTCCTACAATGCACCATTTTTCACGACATGGTTCTGCACGAACTGGGCAGTCCTGTACTTCCCGGTATACTTTCTGTGCCGAGTAGCAAGGACAAAATGCTCAAATCCTTCGGAGATTGTCGCAGAAAGTCTTCGAGGTTTTCGTGACAAAGGGTTCACAGGTGGACGCTTCTTGACTCGATGCAGTCTTTTTTGTGGTTTATGGGTAGTGACAAATTACATGTACATTCATTCGCTAAGGATATTACTAGCAACAGATGTTATGGCTCTTTTTGCAACTAATGTTTGCTGTGTTTACCTTCTCTCCTGGGTTATTCTTCATGAACAGTTTGTTGGCGTTCGG ATAGTAGCAGTCATTTTGTGTGACACAGGAATTGCATTACTTGCATATATGGATGGTATCTCAGGTAGTCCAACTCTTGGTGGTGTTGTACTTGCCGTTTCCGCTGCTGCTGGTTCTGCAGTTTACAAA GTATTATTTAAAAAGGTAATAGGCGAAACCACATTCGGTCAGGtttcccttttcttttcattggTTGGGCTGTGCAATGCTGCTTTACTGTGGCCAATTTGTCTCGCTTTGTATTTCTCGGGCGTCGAAAGTGTACAATGGAATCGCCTCCCTTGGCCAGCTTTACTTTCAGCCAGTATTCTTCATTTGG TTGCCAACATGTTGGGGAACTTCAGCATTGCCTTGACTTACGATCTTTTCATAACTTTGGGATTAATCACCGCTGTACCTGTGTCTGCAG CTCTCGATGTAGTCCTTTATGGCGCTCACTTTGTTGGCATGAAGTTGGCAGGGATAATATTGATAGCAGTTGGATTCTTTCTTGTGATGTTCCCCGACAATTGGCCGGATTACATCACGCGATTACTACG TCTATTAGTTTTACAGGGGATAGAAAAATAA
- the LOC107220781 gene encoding putative thiamine transporter SLC35F3 isoform X4, which translates to MGSGGVSEVPTIFHPRRSRTPSIVLNEEQQNNGPYASPVQVILETSSGCEQQACSASGGCSEISIACRSTNDPGGGGQSQQSYAPGSSSNSLSTCYASCCAESAKKIYFGVCVTICITASWVGATHCMKYLYFKKPETVVQEASIPSNISGLHHQHLTLSYNAPFFTTWFCTNWAVLYFPVYFLCRVARTKCSNPSEIVAESLRGFRDKGFTGGRFLTRCSLFCGLWVVTNYMYIHSLRILLATDVMALFATNVCCVYLLSWVILHEQFVGVRIVAVILCDTGIALLAYMDGISGSPTLGGVVLAVSAAAGSAVYKVLFKKVIGETTFGQVSLFFSLVGLCNAALLWPICLALYFSGVESVQWNRLPWPALLSASILHLVANMLGNFSIALTYDLFITLGLITAVPVSAALDVVLYGAHFVGMKLAGIILIAVGFFLVMFPDNWPDYITRLLRNIIAMSHNARG; encoded by the exons ATGGGTAGTGGTGGAGTCAGCGAAGTCCCAACAATATTTCATCCCCGAAGATCGCGTACTCCAAGCATCGTCTTGAATGAGGAACAACAGAACAATGGCCCTTATGCTAGTCCCGTGCAAGTTATACTGGAAACATCTTCAG GATGCGAACAACAAGCCTGTAGCGCGAGCGGAGGATGCAGCGAAATTTCGATTGCTTGTAGATCTACAAATGATCCAGGTGGAGGAGGGCAAAGTCAACAGTCATATGCTCCAGGAAGTTCTTCAAATTCTTTATCAACGTGTTATGCTTCTTGTTGTGCCGAATCGGCAAAGAAG ATTTACTTTGGAGTGTGTGTAACGATTTGCATAACGGCTAGCTGGGTTGGGGCAACCCAttgtatgaaatatttatacttcAAAAAACCAGAGACAGTTGTTCAAGAAGCATCAATACCTTCCAATATCTCTGGACTTCATCATCAGCAT CTAACTCTTTCCTACAATGCACCATTTTTCACGACATGGTTCTGCACGAACTGGGCAGTCCTGTACTTCCCGGTATACTTTCTGTGCCGAGTAGCAAGGACAAAATGCTCAAATCCTTCGGAGATTGTCGCAGAAAGTCTTCGAGGTTTTCGTGACAAAGGGTTCACAGGTGGACGCTTCTTGACTCGATGCAGTCTTTTTTGTGGTTTATGGGTAGTGACAAATTACATGTACATTCATTCGCTAAGGATATTACTAGCAACAGATGTTATGGCTCTTTTTGCAACTAATGTTTGCTGTGTTTACCTTCTCTCCTGGGTTATTCTTCATGAACAGTTTGTTGGCGTTCGG ATAGTAGCAGTCATTTTGTGTGACACAGGAATTGCATTACTTGCATATATGGATGGTATCTCAGGTAGTCCAACTCTTGGTGGTGTTGTACTTGCCGTTTCCGCTGCTGCTGGTTCTGCAGTTTACAAA GTATTATTTAAAAAGGTAATAGGCGAAACCACATTCGGTCAGGtttcccttttcttttcattggTTGGGCTGTGCAATGCTGCTTTACTGTGGCCAATTTGTCTCGCTTTGTATTTCTCGGGCGTCGAAAGTGTACAATGGAATCGCCTCCCTTGGCCAGCTTTACTTTCAGCCAGTATTCTTCATTTGG TTGCCAACATGTTGGGGAACTTCAGCATTGCCTTGACTTACGATCTTTTCATAACTTTGGGATTAATCACCGCTGTACCTGTGTCTGCAG CTCTCGATGTAGTCCTTTATGGCGCTCACTTTGTTGGCATGAAGTTGGCAGGGATAATATTGATAGCAGTTGGATTCTTTCTTGTGATGTTCCCCGACAATTGGCCGGATTACATCACGCGATTACTACG AAACATAATCGCGATGAGTCACAATGCAAG GGGATAG
- the LOC107220815 gene encoding glutathione S-transferase 1-1, translating into MAPIFFAYERTPLGLKKMNIGLSTFDTYLKRSKTTYAAGNTLTIADFPLVTATMCLEAIGYSLSTWSFVESWYNNYKTKHQDLWDIVECGMQEISYFEKHPPDLSHMDHPIHPVRRQK; encoded by the exons ATGGCACCGATATTCTTTGCGTACGAGCGGACACCTCTTGGATTAAAAAAGATGAATATCGGCTTGAGTACCTTTGACACATACCTGAAACGTTCAAAGACAACTTATGCCGCTGGAA ATACCTTGACAATCGCCGACTTTCCCCTTGTAACAGCGACAATGTGTTTGGAGGCAATCGGATATTCTTTATCTACATGGTCTTTCGTCGAAAGTTGGTACAACAACTATAAAACAAAACATCAAGACTTGTGGGATATTGTCGAATGTGGAATGCAGGAGATCAGCTATTTTGAAAAGCATCCTCCTGATCTGTCACATATGGATCATCCTATACATCCAGTTCGCAGACAAAAATGA